From the genome of Rathayibacter sp. VKM Ac-2759, one region includes:
- a CDS encoding helix-turn-helix domain-containing protein — protein MNVQPRIDDGIGNVETLWCARDVAEFLNVSQATLSRWRRAKVGPPFLQVGGISRYNPSSVRAWVKANEQAHG, from the coding sequence ATGAACGTCCAACCGAGGATTGACGACGGCATCGGCAACGTCGAAACGCTGTGGTGTGCCAGGGACGTCGCCGAGTTCTTGAACGTCTCCCAGGCAACGCTCTCGCGTTGGCGCAGGGCGAAGGTCGGGCCGCCGTTTCTCCAGGTCGGCGGCATCTCCCGCTACAACCCGTCATCGGTGCGCGCGTGGGTCAAAGCGAACGAGCAGGCTCATGGCTGA
- a CDS encoding single-stranded DNA-binding protein — MAIRTQQSISGFIASDPQLNYTSKGEARFYARIGQEHFRREADGTFTRLEPTFHDLVAFRATAERAHERFAKGDSFVAEGYVHPYTSERDGQSTDVEEFVAKKIGHDLARTTYEVDRTRRAPTAVEQVAPNREPADRSATEHANARRTSPDNAPAIGL; from the coding sequence ATGGCTATCCGTACTCAGCAGTCCATCTCGGGCTTCATCGCGTCCGATCCGCAGCTCAACTACACGTCCAAGGGTGAGGCGAGGTTCTACGCACGGATCGGGCAGGAACACTTCCGCCGAGAAGCCGATGGGACATTCACCCGGCTAGAGCCGACGTTCCACGATCTCGTCGCGTTCCGTGCCACCGCCGAGCGAGCCCATGAACGATTCGCCAAGGGCGACAGCTTCGTCGCCGAGGGATACGTCCACCCCTACACGAGCGAGCGCGACGGGCAGAGCACCGACGTTGAAGAGTTCGTCGCCAAGAAGATCGGTCACGACCTCGCCCGCACCACCTACGAAGTCGACCGCACACGACGTGCCCCGACCGCCGTCGAACAAGTCGCTCCTAACCGCGAGCCCGCCGACCGGTCCGCAACTGAACACGCAAACGCTCGACGAACATCCCCGGACAACGCGCCCGCGATCGGGCTGTGA
- a CDS encoding TetR-like C-terminal domain-containing protein, giving the protein MDARQKRSQVSLHRAIIDLATAGEVSGLTISDITDRAGVNRSTFYAHASSAAELLCAALNAELDAIRDDYLDTLRGGAATDTTIRQGTARILAHLELHRDLYMRAFDSPGGDSGLRAMLAVHFRAAVIATLETGTLDLPESEVLGTFLADGTASFLAAGSTGLMEEWLRLPAPRSPDTYLAAYRRLLPSWWPFATQG; this is encoded by the coding sequence GTGGACGCGCGGCAGAAGCGATCGCAGGTCTCCCTGCACCGAGCCATCATCGACCTGGCCACCGCCGGGGAGGTGTCCGGCCTCACCATCTCCGACATCACCGATCGCGCAGGCGTCAACCGCTCCACCTTCTACGCGCACGCCTCCTCGGCGGCCGAGCTGCTCTGTGCCGCCCTCAACGCCGAGCTCGACGCGATCCGGGACGACTACCTCGACACCCTCCGCGGTGGAGCGGCCACCGATACGACCATCCGCCAGGGCACGGCGAGGATCCTCGCGCACCTCGAGCTCCACCGCGACCTGTACATGCGGGCCTTCGATTCACCGGGCGGCGACTCCGGACTGCGCGCGATGCTCGCCGTGCACTTCCGCGCCGCGGTGATCGCCACGCTCGAGACGGGCACCCTCGACCTCCCGGAGAGCGAGGTCCTCGGCACCTTCCTCGCCGACGGGACCGCGTCCTTCCTCGCGGCGGGCTCGACCGGCCTCATGGAGGAGTGGCTGCGCCTCCCCGCGCCCCGCTCCCCCGACACGTACCTCGCCGCCTACCGCCGCCTCCTGCCGTCGTGGTGGCCGTTCGCCACTCAGGGCTGA
- a CDS encoding conjugal transfer protein TrbL, producing the protein MGVCDVPIISSVCDTAGEAAASLVAAPFDWLASAMGAAAGWLFEAVWTVFDTTTLVDITRPEYVAVYNILFGIAVFVMLIFFCLQLITGLIRRDPTALSRAALGLAKSVLGSFVVITLTALLLEIVDQLCIGIVQAAGETTESMGDKITLLAAGLVGINIAAPGVGAIITIFLAGLAIAAAAIVWLSLLVRKALLLVAIVLAPLAFSGASWDATKGWISKWAMFVIALIVSKLVLVVMFLVAITQVSAPIDGDLSSVADPIAGIVLMAMAAFAPYLTYKFLSFVGFDMYHAIGSEQDAKNALNRPIPTPSKPQGGDPKKILDGGNNSRGGGGGKTPPPPKDTAPQDPGGVAGAGAGKAAAAGGSSAGAGAAAAGPVAAAVIGAKVAKDAATAGPKAGAALGGHGETAADSASQAGSTPPPSQTPPPSTPAPKTPSAPKQTPSPAPKPTGKE; encoded by the coding sequence GTGGGTGTGTGCGATGTCCCCATCATCTCGTCCGTCTGCGACACGGCCGGCGAAGCCGCCGCGTCCCTCGTGGCTGCACCGTTCGACTGGCTCGCCTCCGCGATGGGCGCCGCCGCGGGCTGGCTGTTCGAGGCCGTCTGGACCGTGTTCGACACCACCACCCTGGTCGATATCACGCGGCCGGAGTATGTGGCGGTCTACAACATCCTGTTCGGCATCGCCGTGTTCGTGATGCTGATCTTCTTCTGCCTCCAACTCATCACCGGCCTCATCCGTCGAGATCCGACCGCCCTGTCCCGGGCGGCACTGGGCCTGGCGAAATCCGTCCTCGGATCGTTCGTCGTCATCACCCTGACCGCGTTGCTCTTGGAGATCGTCGATCAGCTCTGCATCGGCATCGTCCAAGCCGCCGGCGAGACCACCGAGTCGATGGGAGACAAGATCACGCTCTTGGCTGCGGGACTGGTCGGGATCAACATCGCCGCCCCCGGGGTCGGGGCGATCATCACGATCTTCCTCGCCGGCCTCGCCATCGCCGCCGCCGCCATCGTGTGGCTCTCCCTCCTCGTCCGCAAAGCCCTCCTGCTGGTCGCGATCGTTCTCGCGCCGCTGGCGTTCTCCGGTGCGTCATGGGACGCCACGAAGGGGTGGATCAGCAAATGGGCGATGTTCGTCATCGCCCTGATCGTCTCCAAGCTCGTCCTGGTCGTCATGTTCCTCGTCGCCATCACCCAAGTCTCCGCGCCGATCGACGGGGATCTATCTTCCGTCGCCGATCCGATCGCCGGGATCGTGCTGATGGCGATGGCCGCGTTCGCTCCCTACCTGACGTACAAGTTCCTGTCCTTTGTGGGCTTCGACATGTACCACGCGATCGGGTCCGAGCAGGACGCGAAAAACGCCCTCAACCGGCCCATCCCTACACCGTCGAAGCCACAGGGCGGCGACCCAAAGAAGATTCTCGACGGCGGCAACAACTCCAGAGGCGGTGGGGGTGGAAAGACCCCGCCGCCACCGAAGGACACGGCACCCCAGGACCCTGGTGGCGTTGCCGGAGCCGGAGCCGGGAAGGCTGCCGCCGCGGGCGGCAGCTCCGCCGGTGCGGGTGCTGCGGCAGCAGGCCCAGTCGCAGCGGCAGTGATCGGAGCGAAGGTCGCCAAAGATGCAGCTACCGCCGGGCCCAAAGCCGGCGCCGCGCTCGGCGGGCACGGCGAGACCGCCGCCGACTCCGCCTCCCAGGCAGGCAGCACACCCCCACCGTCACAGACACCCCCGCCATCCACCCCGGCGCCCAAGACACCGTCCGCACCGAAACAGACCCCATCTCCGGCTCCGAAGCCGACCGGGAAGGAGTGA
- a CDS encoding DUF6112 family protein — protein MFDLITALPALMPMDINIDPNSDGLPGIAQLRTIVGAVMTVGLILSVLALIISAIVWGFGANSSNPHLAGRGKVGVLVSCGAAVICGASVTLINFFWNVGQQV, from the coding sequence GTGTTCGATCTCATCACCGCCCTGCCCGCGCTCATGCCGATGGACATCAACATCGATCCCAACAGCGACGGCCTGCCCGGTATCGCACAGCTCCGCACCATCGTCGGCGCCGTCATGACCGTCGGCCTGATCCTGTCCGTCCTGGCGCTGATCATCTCGGCGATCGTGTGGGGCTTCGGCGCGAACTCCTCCAACCCTCACCTCGCCGGACGGGGAAAGGTCGGCGTCCTCGTCTCCTGCGGTGCGGCAGTGATCTGCGGAGCGTCGGTGACGCTCATCAACTTCTTCTGGAACGTCGGCCAGCAGGTCTGA
- a CDS encoding DUF6112 family protein, whose translation MDVFPDFEGLSGIGDLREVIGALLTFVLITAVLMLIVSAIIWAIATANGNHTAASKARIGAWTALATTVVAGGGVAWMNWLITLGQQL comes from the coding sequence ATGGACGTGTTCCCCGACTTCGAGGGCCTGAGCGGCATCGGCGACCTACGCGAAGTAATCGGCGCACTACTGACGTTCGTGCTCATCACCGCCGTGTTGATGCTGATCGTCTCCGCCATCATCTGGGCCATCGCTACCGCCAACGGCAACCACACCGCTGCGTCCAAGGCACGCATCGGCGCGTGGACCGCCCTCGCGACCACAGTCGTGGCCGGCGGCGGGGTCGCGTGGATGAACTGGCTCATCACCCTCGGCCAGCAACTCTGA
- a CDS encoding ATP-binding protein, protein MNEREQLHTSVLVAPASERRRLRKQRRQAAAHLQAEQRRTEIAEVKAKAEAERAERRATAYLPAAGEPGPAALRSPGRFRLPRHQDTSATLAGAYPFVAEGGLGADGVFVGQDLYSGGSFVYDPWVLYARGIITAPNVVLAGIVGSGKSSLAKSLYTRSIPFGRRVYVPGDPKGEHTAVAEAVGGRAIVLGHGLNTRLNPLDEGHRPSGLSNEQWAITVASRRRDLIGSLAETVLARGLTPLEHTAIDLALTQTVRENTVPILPMVVDRILRPTADVDDRLADDGRLAGHALRRLVAGDLAGLFDGPSTVTFDPSLPMISLDLSRVTENSTLISVLMTCSSAWMESALLDPNGGQRWVIYDEAWRLMSHPALLRRMDAHWRLARHYGIANMLIFHKLSDLDNVGDAGSAMRSLANSLLANAETRIVYRQESDQLGPTAQALGLTGTEQKLLPSLGVGQGLWRIKDRAFVTQHQLHPAELELFDTSSRLTQGVK, encoded by the coding sequence GTGAACGAACGCGAGCAATTGCACACCTCCGTACTCGTCGCGCCAGCCTCCGAGCGCCGCCGGCTCCGTAAGCAGCGCCGGCAGGCCGCCGCCCACCTCCAGGCTGAACAGCGCCGTACCGAGATCGCCGAAGTGAAGGCGAAAGCGGAGGCCGAGCGCGCCGAACGACGAGCCACCGCCTACCTGCCTGCCGCGGGTGAGCCCGGCCCGGCAGCGCTGCGCTCCCCTGGCAGGTTCCGTCTGCCTCGGCATCAGGACACCTCTGCGACGTTGGCGGGGGCGTATCCGTTCGTCGCGGAAGGTGGGCTCGGCGCCGACGGGGTGTTCGTCGGGCAAGACCTCTACTCGGGAGGGTCGTTTGTGTACGACCCCTGGGTGCTCTACGCCCGAGGCATCATTACCGCACCGAACGTGGTGCTCGCGGGGATCGTCGGTTCTGGCAAGTCCAGCCTCGCGAAGTCGCTCTACACGCGGAGCATTCCGTTCGGCCGCCGGGTGTACGTTCCGGGCGATCCGAAGGGCGAGCACACCGCGGTCGCGGAGGCCGTCGGTGGTCGGGCGATCGTCCTGGGCCACGGACTCAACACCCGCCTGAACCCGCTCGACGAGGGCCACCGGCCCTCCGGTCTGTCCAATGAGCAATGGGCGATCACCGTTGCGTCCCGCCGCCGCGACTTGATTGGGTCACTGGCTGAGACGGTCCTGGCTCGCGGGTTGACGCCGTTGGAGCACACCGCGATCGACCTGGCACTCACGCAGACGGTGCGGGAGAACACCGTGCCGATCCTGCCCATGGTCGTTGACCGCATCCTCCGCCCTACTGCCGATGTCGACGACCGGTTGGCAGATGACGGACGGCTCGCCGGCCACGCCCTGCGCCGCCTGGTCGCCGGTGACCTCGCCGGCTTGTTCGATGGCCCGTCCACAGTGACATTCGACCCGTCCCTTCCGATGATTAGCCTGGACCTGTCCCGTGTCACCGAGAACAGCACCCTGATCTCCGTGCTGATGACGTGCTCTTCGGCGTGGATGGAATCCGCCTTGTTGGACCCCAACGGCGGGCAACGCTGGGTCATCTACGACGAGGCGTGGCGGCTCATGTCCCATCCGGCACTGTTGCGCAGGATGGACGCGCACTGGCGGCTGGCTAGGCATTACGGAATCGCGAACATGCTGATCTTCCACAAGCTGAGCGACCTCGACAACGTCGGCGATGCCGGCTCCGCGATGCGGTCCTTGGCGAACTCGCTGCTAGCGAATGCCGAGACCAGGATCGTCTACCGGCAGGAATCCGACCAGCTCGGCCCCACGGCACAGGCCCTCGGGCTCACTGGCACCGAGCAGAAGCTTCTCCCCTCGTTAGGTGTCGGGCAAGGACTGTGGCGGATCAAGGACCGGGCCTTCGTGACCCAACACCAACTGCATCCCGCCGAGCTGGAGTTGTTCGACACCAGCTCCAGGCTCACGCAGGGGGTGAAGTGA
- a CDS encoding CHAT domain-containing protein encodes MSASQYRGQLERKRKQRIEAEKKAGEYRTKESKKRAEAAKARQSASKTKSETTAKSKLREADRKDQEAETAGKEAGRLQSKAAGYSKEESALLTKLTRAEQSEADAAERRRKREQQQADRRTAADRATLESRISGTESAVDQVLRQLPSPKPEKLRVLILGASSEGDLRVGREQKRIRAAVESALHRDQIELDVRPAATTHDLLDGITKFRPHVVHFSGHSNEDLIVFEDERDAPHTGVIVTARAFANAIRATDEPPLLVLLNSCKSAAQIDDLVDQVVPFAIGMADSIDDADAINYAAQFYAAIANGQSVNSAHLAGQVRLELDGLDSADLPTLAWAADVDPTTTILVRPTDPA; translated from the coding sequence ATGAGCGCGAGTCAGTACCGGGGTCAGCTTGAACGGAAACGCAAGCAGCGGATCGAGGCCGAGAAGAAGGCCGGTGAGTATCGGACGAAGGAGTCCAAGAAACGTGCCGAGGCTGCCAAGGCCCGACAGTCCGCTTCGAAGACCAAGAGCGAGACGACTGCGAAGAGCAAGCTTCGCGAAGCTGATCGCAAGGACCAGGAAGCCGAAACCGCCGGTAAGGAAGCCGGCCGGTTGCAGTCGAAGGCCGCCGGGTACTCGAAAGAAGAGTCAGCATTGCTGACCAAGCTGACGCGAGCCGAGCAGTCTGAGGCAGATGCCGCGGAGCGCCGCCGTAAACGCGAACAGCAGCAGGCGGACCGGCGGACTGCCGCCGATCGGGCAACACTGGAGTCACGAATCAGTGGAACCGAATCAGCCGTCGACCAGGTTCTTCGCCAGCTTCCTTCCCCAAAACCGGAAAAACTTCGGGTACTGATTCTCGGGGCATCCTCGGAAGGAGACCTCCGAGTGGGAAGGGAACAGAAACGCATCCGGGCGGCCGTCGAATCCGCTTTGCACCGCGATCAGATCGAACTCGACGTCCGTCCGGCGGCGACCACCCATGACCTCCTCGACGGAATTACCAAGTTCCGCCCCCACGTGGTGCACTTCTCAGGCCATAGCAACGAGGACCTCATCGTGTTCGAGGACGAGCGGGACGCGCCGCACACCGGCGTGATCGTCACGGCCCGCGCGTTTGCCAACGCCATCCGCGCCACCGATGAGCCGCCGCTGCTGGTGCTGTTGAACTCCTGCAAGTCCGCAGCCCAGATCGATGACCTGGTGGACCAGGTCGTGCCGTTCGCGATCGGCATGGCCGACAGCATCGACGATGCCGACGCGATCAACTACGCGGCCCAGTTCTACGCCGCTATCGCCAACGGGCAGTCGGTCAACTCAGCCCACCTGGCCGGACAGGTCCGTCTCGAACTCGACGGACTGGACAGTGCCGATCTGCCCACGCTGGCGTGGGCAGCCGATGTCGACCCGACAACAACCATCCTCGTCAGGCCCACCGACCCCGCCTGA
- a CDS encoding tyrosine-type recombinase/integrase: MADPRNRRMPPVGVKLTTDVERRVDGYRARVRWTDPSTHKRVGRVSHVRTAEEVEEFFEQMRAATETGTDTTVTLADYAASIGERWQRGLDPTSTAELYDTGLRLRVLPALGHIRVAKITAGMIDRTIDTWETEHSASTIKNSIAPLVRVLDEAVRDDLISINPAKHRARRNLGKNVTQTTGALRQYALPDLQTLQKLAAACGEVHQSYSDHVMLAALLAARGSEVAGLRAGDVDWENRIVWIRRQHYPGRGGLVIKQTKGRRDRPVPMLDALEPILGRLTADKKPDDPLLRGPRGGVLTTATVRDATHWDDLVAKLGFDNLTRHGLRHTGATWMADAGIALHVLQEILGHQSIETTKGYLHPDHRHLAEAARQANQFLSAAPTRRDPIRRDGPHL, from the coding sequence ATGGCTGATCCACGCAACCGCCGCATGCCGCCGGTTGGAGTGAAACTCACCACCGACGTCGAGCGCCGCGTCGATGGATATCGGGCTCGCGTGCGCTGGACCGATCCCTCAACTCATAAACGAGTCGGCCGTGTCAGCCATGTAAGAACTGCGGAGGAGGTTGAGGAGTTCTTCGAGCAGATGCGGGCGGCGACCGAAACCGGCACCGACACCACCGTGACGCTGGCCGACTATGCGGCCTCGATCGGCGAGAGGTGGCAGCGGGGCCTCGACCCCACCTCCACCGCCGAGCTGTACGACACCGGGCTCCGGCTTCGCGTACTGCCAGCGCTCGGGCACATCCGGGTCGCGAAGATCACCGCCGGAATGATCGACCGCACCATCGACACCTGGGAGACGGAGCACTCCGCCTCGACCATCAAGAACTCCATCGCCCCACTCGTCCGGGTCCTAGACGAAGCCGTCCGCGACGACCTCATCTCCATCAACCCCGCCAAGCACCGCGCCCGCCGGAACCTCGGCAAAAACGTCACCCAGACCACCGGAGCGCTCCGACAGTACGCGCTCCCAGACCTCCAGACGTTGCAGAAGCTCGCGGCAGCCTGCGGGGAAGTGCACCAGTCCTACTCCGATCACGTCATGCTCGCCGCCCTCCTGGCAGCCCGCGGTTCCGAAGTCGCAGGACTGCGGGCAGGTGACGTGGACTGGGAAAACCGCATCGTTTGGATCAGACGCCAGCACTACCCCGGCAGAGGCGGTCTCGTCATCAAACAGACCAAAGGTCGCCGAGACCGCCCCGTCCCGATGCTCGACGCCCTCGAACCGATTCTCGGGCGTCTCACCGCAGACAAGAAGCCCGACGACCCGCTCCTGCGGGGGCCACGCGGCGGAGTCCTCACCACAGCCACCGTCCGCGACGCAACCCACTGGGACGACCTCGTGGCAAAGCTCGGCTTCGACAACCTCACCCGCCACGGGCTCCGCCACACCGGAGCAACCTGGATGGCCGACGCCGGCATCGCCCTCCACGTGCTCCAAGAGATCCTTGGACACCAGTCGATCGAGACCACCAAGGGCTACCTGCACCCCGACCACCGGCACCTCGCCGAAGCCGCCAGACAGGCCAACCAGTTCCTCTCCGCAGCACCCACGAGAAGGGACCCAATCCGCCGCGACGGACCCCACCTATGA
- a CDS encoding type IV secretory system conjugative DNA transfer family protein, which translates to MNPSQQRQGGSVGDELTNAALIGLVGIFGVALILRAAGSVAAFLSGTPQPASGLASGLAVLANPGDPATALGAHSLSPIVYWGTTVILLASLATAGTWVWVRFRRHTRKVDADPRRLIGTATAHDVTKAASAKALLRRASTLRPSLDRPAPGDVGYRIGTSKGRDVWASVEDSILLIGPPRSGKGLHLVINAILDAPGAVVTTSTRPDNLTATLRARERDGRPIAVFDPQHLAEGIPAGMRWSPIRGCDDPLTAMIRATGLAAATGLSSGGVESGGFWEGKTRTALQALLHAAALDQRPPSELFRWTLDPTAAAEAVAILTNSAQAATGWADSLGAMIDSDPKTRDSIWQGVALALGALADPRVLDAVSPGPGEGFDPETFIRERGTLYLLATGAGAGASAALVAALVEDLIETARRIAARSPGARLDPPLLLALDEIGNLAPLPSLPTLMAEGGGTGITTMPVLQSLAQARDKWSDNAAGAIWDASIVKIILGGASNSRDLQDLSTLIGERDEYTDSVTLGDHGSRSNQRSIRRVPILPPDRIRTLPFGTGVTLLRSAPPIITDLRAWTSRPDSAQLKEERAGIEARLRRPAGS; encoded by the coding sequence ATGAACCCATCCCAGCAACGTCAGGGTGGGTCGGTGGGCGATGAGCTGACCAACGCCGCACTCATCGGGTTGGTGGGGATCTTCGGCGTCGCGCTCATTCTGCGTGCCGCCGGAAGCGTGGCAGCGTTCCTCTCCGGCACGCCGCAACCCGCATCGGGGCTAGCATCCGGATTGGCGGTGCTCGCCAATCCGGGCGACCCGGCCACTGCGCTGGGCGCCCACAGCCTCAGTCCGATCGTGTACTGGGGTACGACCGTAATCCTGCTCGCGAGCCTCGCCACCGCAGGGACCTGGGTGTGGGTCCGGTTTCGACGGCATACCCGAAAGGTCGACGCCGACCCGCGGCGTCTGATCGGCACCGCCACCGCCCACGACGTCACCAAGGCTGCCTCAGCCAAGGCGCTTCTCCGCCGGGCATCTACGCTCCGCCCCTCCCTCGACAGACCCGCCCCTGGCGATGTGGGCTACCGGATCGGCACGTCCAAGGGGCGAGATGTTTGGGCCAGCGTCGAGGACTCAATCCTGCTCATCGGGCCACCCCGCTCTGGCAAAGGCCTCCACCTCGTCATCAATGCCATCCTCGATGCGCCGGGCGCTGTCGTCACCACCAGTACACGCCCAGACAACCTCACCGCCACTCTCCGCGCGCGGGAACGTGACGGACGCCCGATAGCCGTGTTCGACCCCCAGCACCTCGCCGAAGGCATCCCAGCAGGCATGCGTTGGTCACCGATCCGCGGCTGCGACGACCCGCTAACCGCGATGATCCGCGCCACCGGCCTCGCCGCCGCCACCGGACTCTCGTCCGGCGGAGTCGAATCTGGCGGATTCTGGGAAGGCAAAACCCGCACCGCCCTCCAAGCGCTCCTCCACGCCGCAGCCCTCGACCAGCGGCCACCATCAGAACTGTTCCGGTGGACCCTCGACCCCACGGCTGCCGCCGAAGCCGTCGCGATCCTCACGAACAGTGCTCAAGCGGCGACAGGCTGGGCGGACTCCCTCGGGGCGATGATCGACTCCGACCCCAAGACCCGCGATTCGATCTGGCAGGGCGTCGCCCTCGCCCTCGGCGCCCTCGCTGACCCCCGCGTCCTCGACGCCGTCTCACCCGGACCCGGCGAAGGCTTCGACCCCGAGACGTTCATCCGAGAACGCGGCACCCTCTATCTCCTCGCTACCGGCGCCGGAGCCGGCGCATCCGCCGCACTCGTGGCAGCGCTCGTTGAAGACCTCATCGAGACCGCTCGCCGCATCGCCGCGCGGTCACCCGGCGCACGCCTCGACCCACCCTTGCTGCTCGCACTCGATGAGATCGGCAACCTCGCCCCGTTACCGTCCCTGCCCACGCTAATGGCGGAGGGCGGCGGCACTGGCATCACCACTATGCCTGTCCTTCAGTCACTGGCCCAAGCTCGGGACAAATGGTCGGACAACGCCGCCGGTGCGATCTGGGACGCGTCCATCGTGAAGATCATCCTTGGCGGCGCCTCCAACTCTCGTGACCTCCAAGACCTCTCCACGCTCATCGGCGAACGCGACGAATACACCGACAGCGTGACCCTCGGCGACCACGGCAGCCGCTCGAACCAGCGCTCCATCCGCCGAGTGCCGATCCTTCCGCCGGACCGCATACGCACCTTGCCGTTCGGCACCGGCGTCACCCTGCTCCGCTCCGCGCCACCAATCATCACCGACTTGCGGGCCTGGACCTCGCGCCCTGATAGCGCCCAACTCAAAGAGGAGCGGGCCGGCATCGAGGCGCGGCTACGACGCCCAGCCGGCTCCTGA
- a CDS encoding SCO6880 family protein → MTTKNERAMSSELVPVKFSRLTRRGVLLGLSLSQLITLATGILSIVGALYAGGGILLAYTAPVWVLAAALTWTPIAGRPAVEWLPVAFWWLWRSTGGQLLYRRRVVTPRPVGTLALPGDTARLREYTDPDTNAGMIHDPHQQTLTVVCEVSHPAFVLLDPGEQERRVTSWGRVLATVCRSGRIATLQVLERTLPDSGTGLAEWWASHGISNDSWAATTYAELIDRAGPAGERHATTLSLSLDMKAAARQIRTAGGGIRGGAAVLRQEMSTLVAALRSADLTPSRWLTPGQIAVILRGAYDPAIAATLERHGELGQNLATAGPVAVNESWTRLRTDSAHHTTLWISEWPRSMVYPGFLSPVLLSTGIKRSFSLICTPMRSDQAARDIRKKKVEHISDAAQRAKIGQIEDAALTAEYQDVLQQEADLTAGHGVLRYTGLISVSAPTVDELEAAVAAIEQAAIQASCETRPLVGQQAAAFTAAALPLCRTV, encoded by the coding sequence ATGACGACCAAGAACGAGCGCGCCATGTCGTCGGAACTGGTACCAGTGAAGTTCTCCCGCCTCACCCGCCGGGGAGTGCTGCTGGGCCTGTCTCTGTCCCAGCTCATCACCTTGGCCACCGGCATCCTGAGCATCGTCGGCGCACTGTACGCCGGCGGCGGCATTCTCCTCGCCTACACCGCACCCGTCTGGGTCCTTGCCGCCGCCCTGACCTGGACACCTATCGCCGGACGCCCCGCTGTCGAATGGCTACCGGTCGCGTTCTGGTGGCTGTGGCGTTCCACCGGCGGGCAGCTCCTCTACCGGCGGCGCGTGGTGACACCACGCCCGGTCGGCACTCTCGCCCTGCCTGGTGACACGGCGCGGCTCCGCGAATACACCGACCCCGACACGAATGCCGGGATGATTCACGACCCCCACCAGCAGACCCTTACCGTCGTCTGCGAAGTCAGCCATCCCGCGTTCGTGCTCCTCGACCCGGGCGAGCAGGAACGCCGCGTCACCTCCTGGGGGCGCGTCCTGGCGACGGTCTGCCGGTCGGGACGGATCGCGACCCTGCAAGTACTCGAACGCACTCTTCCGGACTCCGGGACCGGGCTTGCCGAATGGTGGGCCTCCCACGGGATCTCCAACGACTCCTGGGCCGCGACCACCTACGCCGAACTCATTGACCGCGCCGGGCCCGCCGGAGAACGACACGCCACCACCCTGTCTCTCTCACTGGACATGAAAGCCGCCGCCCGGCAGATCAGGACCGCCGGGGGCGGCATCCGCGGCGGCGCGGCCGTACTCCGCCAGGAGATGTCCACCCTCGTTGCAGCGCTGCGCTCCGCCGACCTCACACCGTCCAGATGGCTCACCCCCGGACAAATCGCCGTCATCCTCCGCGGTGCCTACGACCCGGCGATCGCCGCCACCCTCGAACGTCACGGCGAGCTGGGACAGAACCTCGCCACCGCCGGCCCGGTCGCAGTCAACGAGTCCTGGACACGCTTGCGCACCGACTCCGCCCACCACACGACACTGTGGATCAGTGAGTGGCCCCGCTCGATGGTCTATCCCGGATTCCTGTCGCCGGTGCTGCTGTCCACCGGCATCAAACGCAGCTTCTCACTGATCTGCACTCCGATGCGCTCGGACCAAGCTGCCCGGGACATCCGCAAGAAGAAGGTCGAGCACATCAGCGACGCCGCTCAGCGGGCAAAGATCGGCCAGATCGAGGACGCCGCCCTCACTGCCGAATACCAGGACGTTCTCCAGCAGGAAGCCGACCTCACCGCGGGCCACGGGGTACTGCGCTACACCGGTCTCATCAGCGTCTCGGCCCCCACCGTCGACGAGCTGGAGGCCGCGGTCGCGGCTATTGAACAGGCAGCGATCCAAGCCTCCTGCGAGACCAGACCGCTCGTCGGTCAGCAGGCCGCCGCATTCACGGCCGCCGCACTGCCGCTATGCCGGACCGTGTGA